The Janthinobacterium lividum genome has a window encoding:
- a CDS encoding diguanylate cyclase: MRLRKWLRGRLPASLKARMSVVVFLLVLAAVASLALATLAVAERGMRDVTGRQQYVSLASAAVFIDEELDAKRNVLRAMADSLAASGAHDGASLQRFLAAQTVLAREFYSAGVVGIDGVVLASVSPFKPQAGLNVKGRPYFEQTLATRHSVISAPLNGSISGMPIVVVTQPVFDAHGGVRYVLAASVNLRQPDFLGRLGALKPGPGGYLYIMTSEGVIVEHPDKSRIMQNIVAKGPISVPTRRAMQGFEGWLTGTTTQGVDALFAYHRIASTGWILASVYPMSDAFAPLHAIRSKILLAAVLLAALAGLAGWRVVLRLLQPLERLRRQVHQIRRQRLGIEVLQIERRDEIGDLSRDFYSLVAEREIAEAQTRDSERRLKLLTDHVPVVIVYIDREHRYQFINATFEKWFGRSQQESMMQSIREVLGEEAYQLREEYLLRAFAGEEVEYEFTIGGEGDAGRRAFQTSYVPDVGESGVVEGVYGLIHEITKTKAMHTALQFAAATDTLTGIANRRRFDEQLAQSMQRTRAARAPMALAYLDIDRFKAINDSLGHKAGDEVLKEFASRLVRSVRASDLVARLAGDEFVIILEGVNSAAEVRHVGTKIVDAIRQPFELASGPLPVTTSIGIAIFREGALTATQLLDLADQALYAAKGQGRDGVALLEAAP, encoded by the coding sequence ATGAGATTGCGCAAATGGCTGCGCGGGCGCTTGCCGGCCAGCTTGAAGGCGCGCATGAGCGTGGTCGTCTTCCTGCTCGTGCTCGCTGCCGTGGCCTCGCTGGCGCTGGCCACCCTGGCCGTGGCCGAGCGCGGCATGCGCGACGTGACGGGGCGCCAGCAGTACGTATCGCTGGCCAGCGCCGCCGTTTTCATCGATGAAGAACTTGACGCGAAGCGCAATGTGCTGCGCGCGATGGCAGACAGCCTGGCGGCCAGCGGCGCGCATGACGGCGCCAGCCTGCAGCGCTTCCTGGCCGCGCAAACGGTGCTGGCCAGGGAGTTTTATTCGGCCGGCGTGGTCGGTATTGATGGCGTCGTCCTGGCCAGCGTGAGTCCCTTCAAGCCGCAGGCGGGGCTGAACGTGAAGGGCCGTCCTTACTTTGAACAGACGCTGGCGACCCGCCACTCGGTGATTTCCGCGCCGCTCAACGGCAGCATTTCCGGCATGCCCATCGTCGTGGTGACGCAGCCTGTGTTCGACGCGCACGGCGGCGTGCGGTATGTGCTGGCGGCCAGCGTGAACCTGCGCCAGCCCGATTTCCTGGGGCGTCTCGGCGCGCTCAAGCCTGGCCCGGGCGGCTACCTGTACATCATGACCAGCGAAGGCGTGATCGTCGAGCATCCCGACAAGTCTCGCATCATGCAGAATATCGTAGCCAAGGGCCCCATCAGCGTACCCACGCGGCGCGCCATGCAGGGTTTCGAGGGTTGGCTGACGGGCACCACCACGCAAGGCGTCGATGCCTTGTTTGCCTACCACCGCATCGCCTCGACGGGCTGGATACTTGCCTCCGTCTATCCCATGAGCGACGCGTTCGCGCCGCTGCACGCCATCCGCAGCAAGATCCTGCTGGCCGCCGTGCTGCTGGCGGCGCTGGCGGGCCTGGCCGGCTGGCGCGTGGTGCTGCGCCTGTTGCAGCCTTTGGAGCGCTTGCGCCGCCAGGTGCACCAGATCCGCCGCCAGCGCCTGGGCATCGAGGTGCTGCAAATCGAGCGGCGCGACGAGATCGGCGACTTGAGCCGCGATTTCTACTCGCTGGTGGCCGAGCGCGAAATCGCCGAGGCGCAGACGCGCGACAGCGAGCGGCGCCTGAAGCTGCTGACGGATCATGTGCCCGTGGTGATCGTCTACATCGACCGGGAGCACCGCTACCAGTTCATCAACGCCACGTTTGAAAAATGGTTCGGCAGGTCGCAGCAGGAAAGCATGATGCAGTCGATACGCGAGGTGCTGGGCGAGGAAGCCTACCAGCTGCGCGAGGAGTACCTGCTGCGCGCCTTTGCGGGCGAGGAGGTCGAATATGAATTTACCATCGGCGGCGAGGGGGACGCCGGCCGGCGCGCTTTCCAGACCAGTTACGTGCCTGATGTGGGCGAGAGCGGCGTGGTGGAAGGCGTGTATGGCCTGATACACGAAATTACCAAAACCAAGGCGATGCACACGGCGCTGCAGTTTGCCGCCGCCACCGACACCCTGACGGGCATCGCCAACCGCCGCCGCTTCGACGAGCAGCTGGCGCAAAGCATGCAGCGCACGCGGGCCGCGCGCGCGCCGATGGCGCTGGCCTATCTCGATATCGACCGTTTCAAGGCCATCAACGACAGCCTGGGACACAAAGCGGGCGACGAGGTGCTTAAGGAATTCGCCTCGCGCCTGGTGCGCAGCGTGCGCGCCAGCGACCTGGTGGCGCGTCTAGCCGGAGATGAATTCGTGATCATTCTCGAAGGCGTGAACAGCGCCGCCGAGGTGCGGCACGTCGGCACTAAAATCGTCGACGCCATCCGCCAGCCCTTCGAGCTGGCCAGCGGCCCGCTGCCGGTGACGACCAGCATCGGCATTGCCATCTTCCGCGAAGGCGCGCTGACGGCGACGCAGTTGCTGGACCTGGCCGACCAGGCCCTGTATGCCGCCAAGGGGCAGGGCCGCGATGGCGTGGCGCTGCTCGAGGCGGCGCCGTAG
- a CDS encoding pyridoxal-phosphate dependent enzyme, producing MALHIETPLLNSRALSLHSERAIWLKLEALQPPGSFKIRGIGLACEEYARRGASRFISSSGGNAGIAVAYAGRQLGIPVIVVVPETTSARAKALIAQEGAEVIVHGAAWQEANALAQAMLTPQDAFLHPFDDPLLWQGHAGMIDEVASAGLKPDAVVLSVGGGGLLAGVAEGLQRNGWDDVALVAVETQGAASLAAAVAAREHVALPAVTSIATSLAARQVCAQAYAISQTRLLHSVVVSDRAAVDACQRFITDQRLVVEPACGAALAAVYGKAPELAPYRKVLVIVCGGVTATTQQLDHWTATL from the coding sequence ATGGCCCTGCACATCGAAACTCCCTTGCTCAACTCGCGCGCCCTGAGCCTGCACAGCGAACGCGCCATCTGGCTCAAGCTCGAAGCCTTGCAGCCGCCCGGCTCCTTCAAGATCCGCGGCATCGGCCTCGCCTGCGAAGAATACGCGCGGCGCGGCGCCAGCCGCTTCATCTCTTCTTCCGGCGGCAATGCCGGCATCGCCGTCGCCTATGCGGGACGCCAGCTGGGCATTCCCGTCATCGTCGTCGTGCCGGAAACGACCAGCGCGCGTGCCAAGGCCCTGATCGCGCAGGAAGGCGCCGAAGTCATCGTGCACGGCGCCGCCTGGCAGGAAGCGAACGCGCTGGCGCAGGCCATGCTCACGCCGCAAGACGCCTTTCTGCATCCGTTCGACGACCCGCTGCTGTGGCAGGGCCACGCGGGCATGATCGATGAAGTGGCCAGCGCGGGCCTGAAGCCGGACGCGGTGGTGCTGTCGGTGGGCGGCGGCGGACTGCTGGCCGGCGTGGCCGAAGGCTTGCAGCGCAACGGCTGGGATGACGTGGCCCTGGTGGCCGTGGAAACGCAAGGCGCCGCTTCGCTGGCGGCGGCCGTGGCCGCGCGCGAACACGTGGCCCTGCCGGCCGTGACCAGCATCGCCACTTCGCTGGCTGCGCGCCAGGTCTGCGCACAAGCCTACGCCATCAGCCAGACACGCCTGCTGCACAGCGTGGTAGTGTCGGACCGGGCCGCCGTCGACGCCTGCCAGCGCTTTATCACCGACCAGCGCCTGGTGGTGGAGCCGGCCTGCGGCGCGGCACTGGCGGCCGTCTACGGCAAGGCGCCGGAACTGGCGCCCTACCGCAAGGTGCTCGTCATCGTCTGCGGCGGCGTGACGGCCACCACGCAGCAGCTCGACCACTGGACTGCCACCCTGTAA
- a CDS encoding MarR family transcriptional regulator has product MSHNFETAATPQAAHPNSVPVSELEAHLGYWLRFVSNHVSHSFQKKAEANGVTVSEWVVLREMFRLGCTSPTVLAQVSGMSKGAVSKLIDRLESKGMVSKSILLADRRQHSIELTTEGEALVPVLAGMADQNDEEFFGQLPRQLRDDLLEAMKEVARTHQLKSAPLN; this is encoded by the coding sequence ATGAGCCATAATTTTGAAACGGCCGCCACACCGCAAGCCGCCCATCCCAACAGCGTCCCCGTCAGCGAGCTGGAAGCCCATCTCGGTTACTGGCTGCGTTTCGTTTCCAATCACGTTTCCCACAGCTTTCAGAAAAAAGCCGAAGCCAATGGCGTGACGGTCTCCGAATGGGTGGTGCTGCGCGAAATGTTCCGCCTGGGTTGCACCTCGCCCACGGTACTGGCGCAAGTGTCGGGCATGAGCAAGGGCGCCGTCTCGAAACTGATCGACCGCCTGGAAAGCAAGGGCATGGTCAGCAAGTCGATCCTGCTGGCCGACCGCCGCCAGCATTCGATCGAACTGACCACGGAAGGCGAGGCGCTGGTGCCCGTACTGGCCGGAATGGCCGACCAGAACGACGAGGAATTCTTCGGCCAGCTGCCGCGCCAGCTGCGCGACGACCTGCTCGAAGCGATGAAGGAAGTGGCGCGCACGCATCAGCTCAAGAGCGCCCCGCTGAATTAA
- a CDS encoding LysR family transcriptional regulator, producing MDLLDSMKVYVLAVEKGSLSAAAAACGISATMAGNHLRTLEKRLGMQLLQRTTRRQHLTAFGEDYYARCKEILRLVSETDVQAQNLQLAPAGKLRITAPLTFGAEALMPAMAVYLERYPEVSIDVALSDRVVDLVEEGFEAAIRIGQLPDSTLIARPLAPYRLMICASPDYLARKGTPRQPADLSQHECLSFSPAALAHWRLTGQQDDVCSVPVSGRLQVNHGQALRVAALHGMGIVLQPTFLLETDVQAGRLVQLFPTHALPSRPLSVVYLPDRYRSPKLRSFVDFLVERFI from the coding sequence ATGGATTTGCTCGACAGCATGAAGGTGTACGTACTGGCCGTTGAGAAAGGCAGTCTGAGCGCGGCCGCGGCCGCCTGCGGGATCTCCGCGACGATGGCCGGCAACCATCTGCGGACGCTGGAAAAACGCCTGGGCATGCAACTGCTCCAGCGCACCACCCGGCGCCAGCATCTGACCGCCTTCGGCGAGGATTACTACGCGCGCTGCAAGGAAATCCTCAGGCTGGTGAGCGAAACCGATGTCCAGGCGCAAAACCTGCAACTGGCGCCCGCCGGAAAGCTGCGCATCACGGCGCCCCTCACCTTCGGCGCGGAAGCACTGATGCCCGCCATGGCCGTGTATCTGGAACGCTATCCCGAAGTGAGCATCGATGTGGCCCTGAGCGACCGCGTGGTCGACCTGGTGGAGGAAGGCTTCGAGGCCGCCATCCGTATCGGCCAGCTGCCTGATTCGACGCTGATCGCCAGGCCGCTGGCACCGTACCGGCTGATGATCTGCGCCTCTCCCGACTATCTGGCGCGCAAGGGAACACCGCGCCAGCCGGCCGACCTGAGCCAGCACGAATGCCTGTCCTTCTCGCCCGCCGCCCTGGCGCACTGGCGTTTGACAGGCCAGCAGGACGATGTATGCAGCGTGCCCGTCTCGGGCCGCCTGCAAGTCAATCACGGCCAGGCGCTACGCGTTGCCGCATTGCATGGCATGGGCATCGTGCTGCAACCGACCTTCCTGCTGGAAACTGACGTGCAGGCGGGCCGCCTGGTCCAGCTATTCCCCACGCATGCATTGCCCAGCCGCCCCTTGAGCGTGGTCTACCTGCCGGACCGCTATCGTTCGCCCAAATTGCGCAGCTTCGTCGATTTTCTGGTGGAACGGTTCATCTGA
- a CDS encoding NAD(P)-dependent alcohol dehydrogenase, producing the protein MKAIQLTAPSLTAFRQTELPEPQAGRGEVLLRLRAATLNFLDVAIATGNFAGGAFPLIPVADGAGEVAALGDGVSGLAVGDRVIPHFMPNWQGGAISPHNVGAMRGVTLPGSLAEYVTVPVASLVPLPAHLDFVQGAALPIAATTAWNAVRSAQVRPGSVVLLLGTGGVSLFALQFAKASGATVILASSSDEKLERARQLGADHLINYRTTPAWDAEVLKLTAGRGADLVVETVGGATIVRSLNAAAVGGTVFTVGFVGGTAASIDLLPVIVKALRIVGNNTGSVADLAQAAQAIAAHGIVPVIDRVFSIDDTAEAYAELAAGGRHFGKLAIAH; encoded by the coding sequence ATGAAAGCCATACAACTGACCGCTCCTTCCCTTACCGCGTTTCGCCAGACCGAGCTGCCCGAGCCGCAGGCCGGCCGGGGTGAAGTGCTGCTGCGCCTGCGCGCCGCCACGCTGAACTTCCTGGACGTGGCCATTGCGACGGGCAACTTTGCCGGCGGGGCCTTTCCGCTGATCCCCGTCGCCGACGGTGCGGGCGAAGTGGCGGCGCTGGGCGACGGCGTCAGCGGCCTGGCCGTCGGCGACCGCGTCATCCCGCACTTCATGCCGAACTGGCAGGGCGGCGCCATTTCGCCGCACAACGTCGGCGCGATGCGCGGCGTCACCTTGCCGGGCTCGCTGGCCGAGTACGTGACCGTCCCCGTTGCCAGCCTGGTCCCCTTGCCGGCCCACCTTGATTTCGTCCAGGGTGCGGCGCTGCCCATCGCGGCGACGACGGCCTGGAATGCCGTGCGTTCGGCGCAGGTGCGCCCAGGATCGGTCGTGTTGCTGTTGGGAACGGGCGGCGTCAGCCTCTTTGCCTTGCAGTTCGCCAAGGCCTCGGGCGCCACGGTGATCCTGGCGTCGTCCAGCGATGAAAAGCTGGAACGGGCGCGCCAGCTGGGCGCCGATCACCTGATCAACTACCGGACCACGCCGGCCTGGGACGCGGAAGTGCTGAAACTGACCGCTGGGCGGGGCGCCGACCTGGTGGTCGAGACGGTGGGCGGTGCCACCATCGTGCGCTCGCTCAACGCGGCGGCGGTGGGCGGCACGGTCTTCACGGTGGGCTTTGTCGGCGGCACGGCCGCCAGCATCGACTTGCTGCCCGTCATCGTCAAGGCCTTGCGCATCGTCGGCAACAACACCGGTTCCGTGGCCGACCTGGCGCAGGCGGCCCAGGCCATCGCCGCGCATGGCATCGTGCCCGTCATCGACCGCGTGTTCAGCATCGATGACACGGCCGAAGCGTATGCGGAGCTGGCTGCCGGCGGGCGCCACTTCGGCAAGCTTGCCATTGCGCACTGA
- a CDS encoding DeoR/GlpR family DNA-binding transcription regulator — translation MILNPRQRRLLEVVREKVTMSVEELAQQLDVTPQTVRRDVKQMEEARLLARYHGGVGLPSSVENIDYSQRQVFNSDAKRRIAAAVAAQVPHGCSLLINIGTTTEEVARALGRHTGLHVVTNNLNVAAILADNAACEVIVAGGVVRGRDRGIVGEATIDFIRQFKVDIGIIGISSIDEDGSLRDFDAREVKVAQAIIEQSREVWLVADQHKFGRKALVRLADLAQVDILFTDAPPPPRFAQVLRDANVKVRVAA, via the coding sequence ATGATTTTGAATCCCCGCCAGCGCCGCCTGCTCGAAGTGGTGCGCGAGAAGGTCACCATGTCCGTCGAAGAGCTGGCACAGCAGCTGGACGTGACGCCGCAAACCGTGCGCCGCGACGTCAAGCAGATGGAAGAAGCGCGCCTGCTGGCCCGCTACCACGGCGGCGTCGGCTTGCCCTCGTCCGTGGAAAACATCGATTACAGCCAGCGGCAAGTGTTCAACAGCGACGCCAAGCGGCGCATCGCGGCCGCCGTCGCCGCGCAGGTGCCGCACGGCTGTTCACTGCTGATCAATATCGGCACGACGACCGAGGAAGTGGCGCGCGCGCTGGGCCGGCACACGGGCTTGCACGTGGTGACGAACAACTTGAACGTGGCCGCCATCCTGGCCGACAACGCCGCCTGCGAAGTCATCGTGGCCGGCGGCGTGGTGCGCGGGCGCGACCGTGGCATCGTGGGCGAAGCCACCATCGACTTCATCCGCCAGTTCAAGGTCGACATCGGCATCATCGGTATTTCCAGCATCGACGAAGACGGCAGCCTGCGCGACTTCGACGCGCGCGAAGTGAAGGTGGCGCAAGCCATCATCGAGCAGTCGCGCGAAGTGTGGCTGGTGGCCGACCAGCATAAATTCGGCCGCAAGGCGTTGGTGCGCCTGGCCGACCTGGCGCAAGTCGACATCCTGTTTACGGATGCGCCGCCGCCGCCCCGCTTTGCCCAGGTCTTGCGCGACGCCAACGTGAAAGTGCGCGTGGCCGCCTGA
- the glpD gene encoding glycerol-3-phosphate dehydrogenase translates to MAAAQQGVETTMACDVLVVGGGINGAGIARDAAGRGLSVVLCEKDDLASHTSSASTKLIHGGLRYLEYYKFGLVRKALIEREVLLRSAPHIMWPLRFVMPHAKGQRPAWLIRAGLFLYDMLAKREILPASSGIDLTRHAAGTPLKPEFKRGFVYSDGWVDDARLVVLNAVDAADKGAHVLTQTRCTMLAREGDGESWMATLQHASGRQTLVRARSVVNAAGPWTAEFLQQAAPGGQGRHLRLIKGSHIVVKRLFEHDHAYIFQHPDGRIVFAIPYEHDFTLIGTTDLDYHGDTGKVEIDDEEIRYLCELSSYYFSKPVNPADVVWTYAGVRPLVEDAAADAKAVTRDYRFELDQEGAPLLSVFGGKITTFRKLAEEAMDMLAPLLGNTLPAWTASACLPGGDVYGAVPQNRSVREFGQFVQGLQREYPWLPAALVARYARAYGTRIHVLLAGRSEVAAMGEEIAAGLYAAEVDYLRRHEWAVSAADILWRRSKLGLHLPRETAGMLDAWLLQHPLLP, encoded by the coding sequence ATGGCCGCAGCACAGCAAGGTGTGGAGACAACGATGGCATGCGACGTGCTGGTGGTGGGTGGCGGCATCAATGGCGCCGGCATCGCGCGCGATGCGGCCGGACGGGGCTTGTCCGTGGTGCTGTGCGAAAAGGACGACCTGGCTTCCCACACTTCGTCCGCATCGACCAAGCTGATACACGGCGGCCTGCGCTACCTCGAATACTATAAGTTCGGCCTCGTGCGCAAGGCGCTGATCGAGCGCGAAGTGCTGCTGCGCTCTGCACCGCACATCATGTGGCCGCTGCGCTTCGTCATGCCGCACGCCAAGGGCCAGCGCCCGGCCTGGCTGATACGCGCCGGCCTGTTCCTCTACGACATGCTGGCGAAGCGGGAAATCCTGCCTGCCTCCAGCGGCATCGACCTGACCCGCCACGCGGCCGGCACACCGTTAAAACCCGAGTTCAAGCGCGGCTTCGTGTATTCCGACGGCTGGGTCGACGATGCGCGCCTGGTGGTGCTGAACGCCGTCGACGCGGCGGACAAGGGCGCGCACGTGCTGACGCAGACGCGCTGCACGATGCTGGCGCGCGAGGGTGACGGTGAGTCCTGGATGGCCACCCTGCAGCATGCCAGCGGCAGGCAGACGCTGGTGCGCGCGCGCAGCGTCGTCAATGCGGCCGGGCCATGGACGGCCGAATTCCTGCAACAGGCGGCGCCCGGTGGACAGGGGCGGCATTTGCGCCTGATTAAGGGCAGCCATATCGTCGTCAAGCGCCTGTTCGAGCATGATCATGCCTATATCTTCCAGCATCCGGACGGGCGCATCGTATTTGCCATTCCGTATGAGCACGATTTCACCCTGATCGGCACCACCGATCTCGATTACCACGGCGACACTGGCAAGGTGGAAATCGATGACGAGGAAATTCGTTACTTGTGCGAGCTTTCCAGTTACTATTTCAGCAAGCCCGTCAATCCTGCCGACGTGGTCTGGACGTATGCCGGCGTGCGTCCGCTGGTGGAAGACGCGGCGGCTGACGCCAAGGCTGTCACGCGCGATTACCGCTTCGAGCTGGACCAGGAAGGTGCGCCGCTGCTCAGTGTTTTCGGCGGCAAGATCACCACCTTCCGCAAGCTGGCTGAGGAGGCAATGGATATGCTGGCGCCCTTGCTGGGCAATACGCTGCCGGCCTGGACAGCCAGCGCCTGCCTGCCCGGTGGCGACGTGTATGGCGCCGTGCCGCAGAACCGCTCCGTGCGCGAGTTCGGCCAGTTCGTGCAAGGCTTGCAGCGCGAGTACCCTTGGCTGCCGGCGGCGCTGGTGGCGCGCTATGCGCGCGCTTACGGCACGCGCATTCACGTGCTGTTGGCAGGGCGGTCGGAGGTGGCGGCCATGGGCGAGGAAATTGCCGCCGGCCTGTACGCGGCGGAAGTCGACTATTTGCGGCGCCATGAATGGGCCGTCAGCGCGGCCGACATCCTGTGGCGGCGCTCCAAGCTGGGCCTGCACCTGCCGCGCGAGACGGCGGGCATGCTCGACGCCTGGCTGCTGCAGCATCCGTTGTTGCCCTAA